The Amycolatopsis viridis genome window below encodes:
- a CDS encoding DUF3592 domain-containing protein — MTARSLWWLKIGRRCVLAVAVVITVLCAGLLLAAIRNDEAITGHLGTATAEVDAVTWDRTIIRFETPDGIVHIPSNGVLYPSGLVAGDLVRIEYDATDPDLARVAGRTATLTLLPLGLTVLVTWLVAGAASWGMRHRLRRAVPAEPEVAVVDDDAPVKSG, encoded by the coding sequence GTGACGGCGAGGAGTCTGTGGTGGCTGAAGATCGGCCGTCGCTGCGTGCTCGCCGTCGCCGTCGTGATCACCGTGCTGTGCGCCGGGCTGCTGCTGGCCGCGATCCGCAACGACGAGGCGATCACCGGCCACCTGGGCACGGCGACGGCCGAGGTCGACGCGGTGACGTGGGACCGGACGATCATCCGCTTCGAAACCCCGGACGGCATCGTGCACATCCCGTCGAACGGGGTGCTCTACCCGAGCGGGCTGGTCGCGGGTGATCTGGTGCGCATCGAATACGACGCGACGGATCCGGATCTGGCGCGGGTGGCCGGCCGCACCGCGACGCTCACCCTGCTGCCGCTGGGCCTGACGGTGCTGGTCACCTGGCTGGTCGCGGGCGCCGCGTCCTGGGGCATGCGGCACCGCTTGCGCCGCGCCGTACCGGCGGAACCGGAGGTCGCCGTTGTGGACGACGACGCCCCGGTCAAATCCGGCTGA
- a CDS encoding inositol monophosphatase family protein, which produces MTLLSARPPHPVEPGLLSRALEVAGRLANDATDVITATAGRGAHPDVADSPFDWVTDTDRILERHTRRVLTAEFPGIPVVGGEFGADTGADSAAYRWVVDPVDGTANYVAGVPWCAYSLALVDASGPVVGVVADPYRAQIYAAARGRGTRANGKPVRLTGRDRIAGAIVCTELARKGPWPGMGSFIEHAAAARAGVRVLGSAALSIAQVALGHAIAAVLHSYHEWDVAGSVALAIEAGAVVLDRRGDDSPLPTDGLLVAAPGVAGEVLSWWQETERGIRAS; this is translated from the coding sequence GTGACCCTCCTCTCCGCCCGCCCGCCCCACCCGGTCGAGCCGGGCCTGCTGTCGCGGGCGCTCGAGGTCGCCGGACGGCTGGCCAACGACGCCACCGACGTGATCACCGCGACCGCCGGCCGCGGCGCCCACCCGGACGTGGCGGACTCGCCGTTCGACTGGGTCACCGACACCGACCGCATCCTGGAGCGGCACACCCGCCGCGTGCTGACCGCCGAGTTCCCCGGCATCCCGGTCGTCGGCGGCGAGTTCGGCGCCGACACCGGCGCGGACTCCGCGGCCTACCGCTGGGTGGTGGACCCGGTCGACGGCACCGCCAACTACGTGGCCGGCGTGCCCTGGTGCGCCTACAGCCTGGCACTGGTCGATGCGTCCGGCCCGGTCGTCGGCGTGGTCGCCGACCCCTACCGCGCCCAGATCTACGCCGCCGCCCGCGGTCGCGGCACCCGCGCGAACGGCAAGCCGGTCCGGCTGACCGGACGGGACCGGATCGCCGGGGCGATCGTGTGCACCGAGCTGGCCCGCAAGGGGCCGTGGCCGGGCATGGGCTCGTTCATCGAGCACGCCGCGGCCGCGCGCGCCGGGGTCCGTGTGCTCGGCTCGGCGGCGTTGTCGATCGCGCAGGTCGCGCTGGGACACGCGATCGCCGCGGTGCTGCACAGCTACCACGAATGGGACGTCGCCGGATCCGTGGCGCTGGCCATCGAGGCGGGCGCCGTCGTGCTGGACCGCCGCGGCGACGACAGTCCGCTGCCCACCGACGGCCTGCTCGTCGCCGCGCCGGGCGTCGCCGGGGAGGTCCTGTCGTGGTGGCAGGAAACCGAACGCGGGATTCGTGCGTCCTAG
- a CDS encoding zinc-ribbon domain-containing protein, whose amino-acid sequence MIIYGWRKSVQDLATATYLCGNCQNPSAHALRRAVTKFTLFFIPLFPISSRYFTVCTFCGMTNKLTKQEAQQVQAMQQAQPPAGYPQQAYPQQAYPQQAYPQPGYPQQQPQPGYVPQPQVQQYPQQQIQPPRQGF is encoded by the coding sequence ATGATCATCTACGGCTGGCGCAAGAGCGTCCAGGACCTGGCCACCGCGACCTACCTGTGCGGGAACTGCCAGAACCCCAGCGCGCACGCCCTGCGCCGGGCGGTCACGAAGTTCACGCTGTTCTTCATCCCGCTGTTCCCGATCAGCTCGAGGTACTTCACCGTCTGCACCTTCTGCGGCATGACCAACAAGCTGACCAAGCAGGAGGCGCAGCAGGTCCAGGCCATGCAGCAGGCGCAGCCGCCGGCCGGCTACCCGCAGCAGGCCTATCCGCAGCAGGCCTATCCGCAGCAGGCCTATCCGCAGCCCGGGTATCCGCAGCAGCAGCCACAGCCCGGCTACGTGCCGCAACCGCAGGTGCAGCAGTACCCGCAGCAGCAGATCCAGCCGCCGCGGCAGGGCTTCTAG
- a CDS encoding dihydrofolate reductase family protein, whose translation MRSVTYSMAISLDGYIVGPDGSFDWSVPTEEVFRLALDEVRGVGVHLMGRRLYETMLYWETAEQEQSLDDAELEFAGVWNALPKVVFSTTLREVRGNARLATGGVAEEIERLRAEPGDGDIAIGGATLAAEVAAAGLIDEYRARVYPVLVGGGIPFFPQHGRRADLDLVETRTVSSDVVYLRYRVAR comes from the coding sequence ATGCGCAGCGTGACCTACTCGATGGCCATCTCACTGGACGGCTACATCGTCGGGCCGGACGGCTCCTTCGACTGGAGCGTCCCGACCGAGGAGGTCTTCCGTCTCGCCCTCGACGAGGTGCGCGGGGTCGGCGTGCACCTGATGGGACGGCGGCTGTACGAGACGATGCTGTACTGGGAGACCGCCGAGCAGGAGCAGTCCCTCGACGACGCGGAGCTCGAGTTCGCCGGGGTCTGGAACGCGCTCCCCAAGGTCGTCTTCTCCACCACGCTGCGGGAGGTGCGGGGCAACGCGCGCCTGGCCACCGGCGGCGTGGCGGAGGAGATCGAGCGGCTGCGGGCCGAGCCGGGGGACGGGGACATCGCGATCGGCGGCGCGACCCTCGCCGCCGAGGTGGCCGCGGCGGGCCTGATCGACGAGTACCGGGCCAGGGTCTACCCGGTGCTGGTGGGCGGCGGCATCCCGTTCTTCCCGCAGCACGGGCGCCGGGCGGATCTCGACCTCGTCGAGACCCGCACCGTCAGCTCGGACGTGGTCTACCTCCGCTACCGCGTGGCGCGCTAG